The Penicillium psychrofluorescens genome assembly, chromosome: 2 nucleotide sequence CGCCAAGTCCAGCGCGATGGGGACTTCTACGAAGTGCTAGAGGTGTCGCCCTTTGCCGAGGAACGCACCATCAAGTCGCGGTTTCGAAAACTCGCTGCGCAGCACCACCCGGACAAAGCAGGATTCGCCAGTGATTCCGATGCGTATTTCATCTTCCTGCGGGGCGCGCAGGAGACCCTCGTGGACCCCGTCAAGCGCTTCGCGTATGACCGGTTCGGGCCTGATATGCAGAATTGGGGGCCCCAGAAGACTATGCGGGACTACATCATGACGTCGATCACTCGCTCGATTCTCCCGCAGTACTTCGGTGGTATGCTCGTTATGTTCGCGATGAACTGGTTCTGGTGGTCGAACCGGGGGCGCTATGTAAGTCTTTCCCCTCGGATCAATATGCCATGGCCTAACCACTCTGCAGTGGCGCTTCTACACCTTGGCCGCGATGCTCACGCTCGAGCTATTCATCATCACCCACCCGCAAGCCGTGTTCATGCCAGGAGCCTACCTCCCCGCCGCACTACGGTCCTGGATCCCCGGCGCAACACGATACCTACTTCCCTTCCAGATCCTAACCCTAGCCCGTCGCGCCGCGATCACCATGCACATTTTCATCTCCCAGATTGGACCGAGTATTGACCCAGCTACCGGCACCGGCGACAAGCTGTCCCAGCAGACCATGCAGCGGCTGGGCCAGGTGGTGGCCCTGTCGCGCACGGCAGATATGGAGGCCACTCGCACCCTGCAGCTGGGCCTGGTGCCGTTCCGCGGCGATCGCGAGATCGTGTCGACGCTGCGCCGCGGCATGAAGGAGGGGCTGGTCCTGGCTGGCGTGCGATCCAGCCCGGAGGTGCAGCGGGCGGTCGTGCAGGTGACGGAGCGGTGGAAGTCTGAAAAAGCAGACTGATTGATCAATGGATGGGAGAGAGTTGTGTATATATAGATGATGGAGGCTTTACAATGTAAACTCGGGTGACGACGAATTACTTTGAAACAGTTTAGCGTTTCTGTTTGGGTTAAGCGTCCCGTTGCTGCTTAGGCTATTCGTGCGTGTTCTAACCGTGATTCTATTCTATGCTTTTAGCACCTTCGAAGGTCTATAAAACGACTTGAGGACAGAGCTTGGTCGGCTACGTGTGCCGTTCTCTAGAATAGCAATAGCACTTAGTAAATAGTAGCTCGATTAGTTACGCGAGAGTCTACGAGACAAACATAGTGATACTTCATCCTTTCTGGTCTCAATCATAAACGACTCAATATTAACAAAAAGATCTCACCAAGCTTCAAGCATTTAAGCCACGCCACAAACTCGTTTCCCACTAAGCCGTCACTTTCTCGACCTTGACCAGAATGCCTGGGGAATCTGCAGATGGAGCTCCTATAATGAAATCGCGTGTCAGATCAATGTCTCTTGCCCGGCTCACCTCAGACACGTCAAAGGTAAACTTTCGGAACACGGCCGCCAAGATGAGGAACAGCTCCGCTCGAGCCAAATTCATTCCCAAACAACCTCGTATACCTGCACTGAACGGCAGTAGGTACGGCTCGAGTCGAGGGCCTTCCTCTAACCATCGTTCCGGCCGGAAAACATATGGGTCCGAAAAGATTTTCTCGTCTTCGTGGGTCAAATTGGCCGTCATGCTAACATGTGCCCCTGCGGGAATGACATGGCCGTGGCAGATCAGGTCCTTTTCTGGGAAAGTTCGACCGAGACGGTGGGGAATAGGCGAACAAACGCGAAGACCTTCTTTGATTACCGCTGAGAAGTACGGTAATTGTTCCAGTTCCGCAATCGAAGGGAATACTTCTAGGGAGGGGTTAGGAATGACCGTCTTTAACTCTTCATATAGTCTCTGGCGTATGGGTGGGTTTGCAGCGATATGATAAGCTAATCCCCGGATAGCATTTGCTCTGTAATAATGATCAATATGGGAAGATGTCCAGGCAAGGGGAGAAAACATACGTGGAATCCGAGCCCGCTAAGACCAAGGTGAATGCTTCGTCCCGGAGACGATTCGTCCCCAACTCCTTCGGCGGCAACTTGCTACTTAGGAGATCGTGGAATATCGTCCGGTGTTTCGTAGATTTATGTGATTCGTCTTGTCCATTTCGAATGGCTTCAATTTGTTGAAAGAGAACCTATATCTCGTTAGTCTTTGTTTTGACTTTTGGTTATAGGGAACTAACCCCTCGAAAATTCAAAATGTTAGCCATAGCTGGCGATTTAAGTTTGTTGACTGCATCCTATAGAGCGTAAGCAAGCGAATTGCGGGAGAAGAAATTGAAGTACCTACCGGCAGGGAGAATATCAAGCGCATTATCCAAGGCATATGGTAAGTCCACAGGCTAACCTCTAGATAAAGATCAATATCATCCTTTTCCCGTTTACCGAAATCAGGTTTGAGGACATTCTGGGGCTCGTAAGAGAAACAGTAGCCGTTCATGATATCGAGTGTAACCGCGGCGAAGAAGTATTGCATATCAATTGTCTGTTTCGTCTTGCTTAGTTCACCAAGTCGGTCGCACAAAATTCGGACTGGTCGTAGCATTGTCGGTGTTAGCTCGTTGACAGACGTGGTAGAAAAGTAACGACCCATTGCATTGCGCCGGATTTTATGCAAATCGTGGTACTGAGTTGCAACGACCTATTTGATATCATAACCTTAGCCCGCGGCTTTCTGAGATAACAACATTGAACGTTATACATACCGCTGCGAAAGGGCCAAAGGCCTGTGCCACTTTGGTAGGCTTGTCCATCCGGCCATTGGTGTTATTGTATACGGAACTAAAGTAGTCGGCGTCATGAATATGAACCTCTTCCGGGCTG carries:
- a CDS encoding uncharacterized protein (ID:PFLUO_003519-T1.cds;~source:funannotate); translated protein: MPSTLSAILPFIGWGVLPGYATSFLQSLYYGLTIRAGQPRPPPQSPRYQRHRRRIYIVVIVGYLLYTLLETFRQVQRDGDFYEVLEVSPFAEERTIKSRFRKLAAQHHPDKAGFASDSDAYFIFLRGAQETLVDPVKRFAYDRFGPDMQNWGPQKTMRDYIMTSITRSILPQYFGGMLVMFAMNWFWWSNRGRYWRFYTLAAMLTLELFIITHPQAVFMPGAYLPAALRSWIPGATRYLLPFQILTLARRAAITMHIFISQIGPSIDPATGTGDKLSQQTMQRLGQVVALSRTADMEATRTLQLGLVPFRGDREIVSTLRRGMKEGLVLAGVRSSPEVQRAVVQVTERWKSEKAD
- a CDS encoding uncharacterized protein (ID:PFLUO_003520-T1.cds;~source:funannotate) yields the protein MLDKCIALAPYIVLLYSIFIITFVIYRCFFHPLAHIPGPFLARITHLYEWYYDLYLKGQYTWHLKELHQKYGPVVRISPEEVHIHDADYFSSVYNNTNGRMDKPTKVAQAFGPFAAVVATQYHDLHKIRRNAMGRYFSTTSVNELTPTMLRPVRILCDRLGELSKTKQTIDMQYFFAAVTLDIMNGYCFSYEPQNVLKPDFGKREKDDIDLYLEVSLWTYHMPWIMRLIFSLPDAVNKLKSPAMANILNFRGVLFQQIEAIRNGQDESHKSTKHRTIFHDLLSSKLPPKELGTNRLRDEAFTLVLAGSDSTANAIRGLAYHIAANPPIRQRLYEELKTVIPNPSLEVFPSIAELEQLPYFSAVIKEGLRVCSPIPHRLGRTFPEKDLICHGHVIPAGAHVSMTANLTHEDEKIFSDPYVFRPERWLEEGPRLEPYLLPFSAGIRGCLGMNLARAELFLILAAVFRKFTFDVSEVSRARDIDLTRDFIIGAPSADSPGILVKVEKVTA